Within Terriglobia bacterium, the genomic segment CGATTGGCTTCGCGCAAAAGACGAGTACCACAAAGCCCTTGCAGAGAATAAAGACTACACGCCCGCAGCCCAGGGATTGGCGCGCATCCGCGGCTATCTGAATTAACGATTCTTCCTGTTGTCGTCCTGGACGTTCTGCTCTACAATCGTCTTATTCTTATTTGCTTCGGTGAATCATGATTAAAGTGTGTGTCGTCGATGATCACGCTGTTGTTCGCGAAGGCCTGAAGCGCATCATTGCTGAAAATCCCGGAATGGCTGTCACTGCCGAGGCGGGTGACGGACATGAAGCCCTGAGAATTCTCAAGAACGAACCCTGCGACGTCGTTCTGCTGGACATTACGATGCCCAACAAAAGCGGGCTCGATGTTCTGAAAGAATTGCATGCCGAATCGCCGCGCCTTCCGGTTCTCGTATTGAGCATGCATGCCGAAGATCAATACGCCGTGCGCGTTCTCCGCGCCGGCGCCGCCGGTTACCTGACGAAGGAGACCGCGCCTGCAAAACTGGTTCAGGCCATCCGCAAAGTCATCCGCGGAGGAAAGTACGTC encodes:
- a CDS encoding response regulator transcription factor; the protein is MIKVCVVDDHAVVREGLKRIIAENPGMAVTAEAGDGHEALRILKNEPCDVVLLDITMPNKSGLDVLKELHAESPRLPVLVLSMHAEDQYAVRVLRAGAAGYLTKETAPAKLVQAIRKVIRGGKYVSSTLAEKLVFDLGGDPSKAPHEVLSDREYQVLCMIASGKTVTDIAEELSLSVKTISTYRVRILEKLNMKNNAEITRYAIKEGLVD